From one Odontesthes bonariensis isolate fOdoBon6 chromosome 14, fOdoBon6.hap1, whole genome shotgun sequence genomic stretch:
- the LOC142398561 gene encoding uncharacterized protein LOC142398561 isoform X1: MILLHHLGCSAQLPHSAADRFLYHSHSLCGGERIFGSGTKLFVTDEQVVKPVVSVCLIASRVHLEGRSSLLCLASGMFPPLVRFSWKRQKKNGGLEELPPAEGWQTNFQRSGRSAAIRAVDSDSLHTYKYSCSVEHEGGRVEAQTQQEVPATPPPTAAAPPPTAAAPPPTAAAPPPTAAAPAHLPEETSPASDPAASSVPPQPVKLSASFQSELRVKLLCLLYTLLIVKSLVCCCGLSLLMILRNKGASTGCTHAD, encoded by the exons ATGATACTGCTTCATCATTTGGGCTGTTCAGCTCAGCTGCCAcattcagcagcagacaggttTTTGTATCACTCTCACTCACTGTGTGGAGGAGAAAGGATCTTTGGCTCTGGAACTAAACTGTTTGTAACAG ATGAGCAGGTGGTGAAGCCCGTGGTGAGCGTGTGTCTGATAGCATCCAGAGTCCACCTGGAGGGGAGGAGCTCCCTGCTGTGTCTGGCCTCAGGcatgtttcctcctctggtCCGCTTCTCctggaaaagacagaagaagaacGGTGGTCTGGAGGAGCTGCCCCCTGCTGAGGGATGGCAAACAAACTTCCAGCGGTCGGGACGCTCCGCCGCCATCAGAGCGGTTGATAGCGACTCTCTCCACACGTATAAATACAGCTGCTCCGTGGAGCACGAGGGGGGCCGAGTGGAGGCCCAAACACAACAAG AGGTTCCTGctactccaccaccaacagcagcagctccaccaccaacagcagcagctccaccaccaacagcagcagctccaccaccaacagcagcagctcctgcaCATCTGCCAGAAGAAACGTCTCCAGCATCTGATCCAGCAGCGAGCTCGGTTCCTCCTCAGCCTGTGAAGCTGTCAGCCTCCTTCCAGTCTGAGCTGAGGGTGAAGCTGCTGTGCCTGCTGTACACGCTGCTGATAGTGAAGAGTCTGGTGTGCTGCTGTGGACTCTCTCTGCTGATGATCCTCAGAAACAAGGGAGCGTCCACCGGCTGCACACATGCTGACTGA
- the LOC142398561 gene encoding immunoglobulin lambda-1 light chain-like isoform X2 — translation MILLHHLGCSAQLPHSAADRFLYHSHSLCGGERIFGSGTKLFVTDEQVVKPVVSVCLIASRVHLEGRSSLLCLASGMFPPLVRFSWKRQKKNGGLEELPPAEGWQTNFQRSGRSAAIRAVDSDSLHTYKYSCSVEHEGGRVEAQTQQGNQGSVTLSASFQSELRVKLLCLLYTLLIVKSLVCCCGLSLLMILRNKGASTGCTHAD, via the exons ATGATACTGCTTCATCATTTGGGCTGTTCAGCTCAGCTGCCAcattcagcagcagacaggttTTTGTATCACTCTCACTCACTGTGTGGAGGAGAAAGGATCTTTGGCTCTGGAACTAAACTGTTTGTAACAG ATGAGCAGGTGGTGAAGCCCGTGGTGAGCGTGTGTCTGATAGCATCCAGAGTCCACCTGGAGGGGAGGAGCTCCCTGCTGTGTCTGGCCTCAGGcatgtttcctcctctggtCCGCTTCTCctggaaaagacagaagaagaacGGTGGTCTGGAGGAGCTGCCCCCTGCTGAGGGATGGCAAACAAACTTCCAGCGGTCGGGACGCTCCGCCGCCATCAGAGCGGTTGATAGCGACTCTCTCCACACGTATAAATACAGCTGCTCCGTGGAGCACGAGGGGGGCCGAGTGGAGGCCCAAACACAACAAGGTAACCAAGGCTCGGTGACT CTGTCAGCCTCCTTCCAGTCTGAGCTGAGGGTGAAGCTGCTGTGCCTGCTGTACACGCTGCTGATAGTGAAGAGTCTGGTGTGCTGCTGTGGACTCTCTCTGCTGATGATCCTCAGAAACAAGGGAGCGTCCACCGGCTGCACACATGCTGACTGA